Proteins encoded within one genomic window of Streptomyces sp. NBC_01237:
- a CDS encoding helix-turn-helix domain-containing protein — protein sequence MDETPWHPLAEAREAAGLTREQLADRVRAAAERRGLRSGVDKSRVRKWEVHGVRPDDQHQVYIAEALGLPAPVPDGPLPWPYWLPSAGHPPLPDEIVALGPATTVPALREAFKATMDHTRRRIVVSAVSSTTLLALAGAWAQPSHTATPQPEPSDATNLVDGDEISRLEQAAALFTNRATENRMRTVTVLEALLQSVTDLLDERRHGPRDTARLHTLAAKLASEVGWHRFDLGRHAEAARYWIGGLHSTHELGDIDAGAGLLSDLAYQASWRSRPHTAAELLRRALKRARHPAAHSLLQLRLARALAALGDRKGTLRALTAAENLLSVPAADPVPSFCSWYSTADLAVDSGQALLDLGDTRRAHQLIREGQAGLPSARIKTYGVFQTYQARSYLELGEPEQAAAAATEALDLALRIGAPRCVQLVRELTPRFGTFPSAEGVPELLARTAA from the coding sequence GTGGACGAGACCCCATGGCATCCGCTGGCCGAAGCCCGCGAGGCAGCGGGCCTCACCCGTGAGCAGCTCGCTGACAGGGTGCGCGCGGCTGCTGAGCGCCGCGGCCTACGCTCGGGCGTGGACAAGAGCCGCGTCCGGAAGTGGGAAGTGCACGGCGTGCGGCCCGACGACCAGCACCAGGTGTACATCGCGGAGGCCCTCGGCCTGCCGGCCCCGGTCCCCGACGGGCCGCTGCCCTGGCCGTACTGGCTGCCGAGCGCCGGGCACCCTCCGCTCCCTGACGAGATCGTCGCGCTGGGTCCCGCCACCACCGTTCCCGCCCTGCGAGAGGCATTCAAGGCCACCATGGACCACACCCGGCGCCGCATCGTCGTATCCGCCGTCTCCAGCACCACCCTGCTCGCCCTGGCCGGGGCCTGGGCACAGCCCAGCCACACCGCCACGCCACAGCCCGAACCGTCCGATGCCACGAACCTCGTCGATGGCGACGAAATCAGCCGACTGGAGCAGGCCGCAGCCCTCTTCACGAACCGAGCCACCGAGAACCGGATGCGCACCGTGACGGTGCTGGAGGCCTTGCTCCAGTCCGTCACCGACCTCCTCGACGAACGACGCCATGGCCCCCGGGACACGGCACGCCTCCACACCCTGGCCGCCAAACTCGCCTCGGAAGTAGGCTGGCACCGCTTCGACTTGGGCCGACACGCCGAGGCGGCCCGGTACTGGATCGGGGGCCTGCACAGCACGCACGAACTTGGCGACATCGACGCCGGCGCGGGCCTGTTAAGTGATTTGGCCTACCAGGCATCCTGGCGCAGCCGCCCGCACACCGCGGCGGAACTCCTGCGCCGCGCACTGAAACGGGCCCGACACCCGGCGGCGCATTCCCTCCTCCAGCTGCGCCTGGCCCGCGCGCTCGCCGCGCTGGGCGACCGCAAGGGCACCCTGAGGGCGCTGACCGCAGCCGAGAACCTCCTGAGCGTGCCCGCCGCTGACCCGGTGCCCTCGTTCTGCAGCTGGTACTCGACCGCCGACCTCGCCGTCGACTCCGGACAAGCGCTGCTGGACCTCGGTGATACACGGCGAGCTCATCAGCTCATCCGTGAGGGGCAGGCGGGACTTCCCTCGGCCCGCATCAAGACGTACGGCGTCTTCCAGACTTATCAGGCCCGGTCCTACCTGGAACTGGGGGAGCCGGAACAGGCCGCCGCCGCGGCGACCGAAGCCCTCGACCTGGCGCTGCGGATCGGCGCACCGCGGTGTGTGCAGCTCGTCCGCGAACTGACACCGCGCTTCGGAACGTTCCCGTCGGCTGAAGGCGTCCCCGAACTCCTCGCCCGCACGGCTGCATAG
- a CDS encoding 6-pyruvoyl trahydropterin synthase family protein yields the protein MTTSAKPVRVSPLSGVHASWHIGKQYRFEATRWLNGRADGHSFTAEAVLRAPELDPVGFVIDFGRLAALKTHIDDRLDHSCLNDRVPDVSDDGLAAYLTGWARTHLPDDVADALVGVRLRTGRPRGPAVGFAVEFEATHHLNGLAAGHPCGQPHGHSYLVSAAEADGCSVPVPEELRWHISKVLDGSVLNESVDLNPTSEQLARYLSDWMDRGPATLRVSETESSWAQYTRSRS from the coding sequence ATGACCACTTCGGCTAAGCCCGTCCGCGTCTCCCCCCTGAGCGGGGTCCACGCCTCCTGGCACATCGGCAAGCAGTACCGCTTCGAGGCAACGCGGTGGCTGAACGGCCGGGCCGACGGCCACTCTTTCACCGCCGAGGCGGTGCTCCGCGCGCCGGAGCTCGACCCGGTGGGCTTCGTCATCGACTTCGGTCGTCTCGCTGCGCTGAAGACGCACATCGACGACCGGCTCGACCACAGCTGCCTCAACGACCGCGTACCCGACGTCAGCGACGACGGCCTGGCCGCCTACCTCACCGGCTGGGCACGGACCCACCTGCCCGACGACGTGGCCGACGCCCTGGTGGGTGTGCGGCTCCGTACCGGCCGGCCGCGGGGACCGGCTGTGGGGTTCGCGGTCGAGTTCGAGGCGACGCACCACCTGAACGGTCTGGCGGCCGGGCACCCGTGCGGGCAGCCGCACGGTCACTCCTACCTGGTGAGCGCGGCGGAAGCCGACGGGTGCTCCGTGCCCGTTCCGGAGGAACTGCGTTGGCATATCAGCAAGGTGCTCGACGGGTCGGTGCTCAACGAGAGCGTTGACCTCAACCCCACGTCCGAGCAGCTCGCCCGCTACCTCAGCGACTGGATGGATCGCGGTCCCGCCACCCTTCGGGTTTCTGAGACCGAGTCGAGCTGGGCGCAGTACACCAGGAGCCGGTCATGA